One segment of Haliotis asinina isolate JCU_RB_2024 chromosome 12, JCU_Hal_asi_v2, whole genome shotgun sequence DNA contains the following:
- the LOC137258686 gene encoding proclotting enzyme-like: MGAINCRGFEDLMMCIMKSLLVLCLLVLLTIVHAHGGSRWGARRRSYRRQEYRQPSHHDYNYRPPTRPPPSALDLYNQLPDDILGSALCVILGSDYYLRLYAYRQIERTYGWRARYIFAIMSRMTNFRESLGDLRDEELRGMSSAGKDRLCNLLQNMPARYKECGFGQLIDVLSDDCTPAETTAAATAVTTTIPSTTPTTTTSTTTSPTTTTSTTTTSTTTAATTTTTTAAPAFNCKDLSTIRALATTTRIVGGIAAQQGAYDSYASLNIGGSVNPVCGATIIDSCTILTASHCVDGRTADEIQVNVGDHTTIGSTTQLTVNSIQMHENYNTQTTANDVAILKVDPIDFNAIPNTAPACRATADYALGGQDCIAVGVGTTSFGGRQPDDYALQEVSLPTFDGNTCDTNSSILIQMTDPSNQICAGEAGKDSCQGDSGGPLYCQQDGQQVLTGVVSYGVNCALGGYPGVYAKVSSYDDWIDARSGC, encoded by the exons ATGGGGGCTATAAATTGCCGCGGGTTTGAGGATCTGATGATGTGCATCATGAAGTCGTTGCTGGTTTTGTGTTTGCTGGTACTCCTGACCATTGTCCACGCTCACGGTGGATCCCGTTGGGGTGCTAGGAGGCGTAGTTACCGGCGTCAAGAATACAGACAACC CAGCCACCATGATTACAACTACCGTCCTCCTACCCGGCCTCCACCTTCCGCCTTGGATCTCTACAATCAGCTTCCAGACGACATTCTTGGTAGCGCCCTCTGCGTCATCTTAGGATCCGATTACTACCTCCGTTTATACGCCTATCGACAAATAGAGAGGACCTACGGTTGGAGAGCTAGGTACATCTTCGCAATTATGTCACGGATGACTAACTTCAGGGAAAGCCTCGGTGATTTGCGAGATGAAG AACTCCGTGGCATGTCATCAGCTGGTAAGGATAGGCTATGTAATTTGCTTCAAAACATGCCTGCCAGATACAAGGAATGTGGCTTCGGACAGCTCATTGACGTCTTGTCTGACGACTGTACACCTGCTGAAACAACTGCTGCAGCTACAGCAGTCACGACTACAATACCCTCGACAACACCAACTACGACTACATCAACTACGACATCACCAACTACGACTACATCAACTACGACTACatcaactactactgctgcaacTACGACAACAACGACGGCTGCTCCCGCCTTCA ACTGCAAAGATCTTTCAACGATCCGAGCTCTGGCCACAACAACGAGAATCGTTGGGGGAATCGCAGCACAACAGGGAGCCTACGATTCCTACGCCTCCCTCAACATTGGGGGCAGCGTCAACCCCGTTTGTGGAGCTACAATCATTGACTCCTGCACAATTCTGACAGCTTCACACTGTGTTGA TGGCCGAACCGCTGATGAAATCCAAGTGAATGTGGGCGACCACACAACAATTGGATCAACCACTCAGCTTACCGTCAACAGCATCCAGATGCATGAGAACTACAACACTCAAACCACAG CCAATGATGTAGCAATCCTCAAGGTCGACCCCATCGACTTCAACGCCATCCCCAACACCGCCCCAGCCTGTCGCGCCACCGCCGACTACGCCTTGGGAGGACAGGACTGTATTGCCGTTGGAGTTGGAACAACAAGCTTTG GTGGCCGGCAGCCAGATGACTACGCCCTGCAAGAAGTGTCGCTTCCAACTTTCGACGGCAACACGTGTGACACAAACTCCAGCATCCTCATCCAGATGACCGACCCCAGCAACCAGATCTGTGCTGGTGAAGCGGGCAAAGACTCCTGCCAG GGTGATTCTGGCGGCCCACTGTACTGCCAGCAGGACGGCCAACAGGTTCTCACCGGTGTGGTGTCCTACGGTGTAAACTGTGCACTGGGTGGTTATCCAGGTGTCTACGCCAAGGTATCCAGCTATGATGACTGGATCGATGCACGTTCTGGCTGTTAA